The proteins below are encoded in one region of Bacillus vallismortis:
- the kapD gene encoding 3'-5' exonuclease KapD, whose translation MATNSLLIIDFEFTMPEGKYSPQNFFPEIIEAGIVKSVDDEVVETFSSYVRPKKFPKLTKRCKSFLKITQKQVDEGMRFEDFIRKLNELDPEKNSTIVTWGNMDMKVLKQNCMFNHIPFPFKGEMRDLSLEYKNFFGDRTLTGLWKAAEEYGDAGTGTHHKALDDALTAHKLFKLVEQDKQYLEKPKPPTIGERIDLSELFKRAT comes from the coding sequence GTGGCGACAAACAGCTTACTCATTATTGATTTCGAATTTACGATGCCCGAAGGAAAGTACAGCCCGCAAAACTTCTTCCCGGAAATCATTGAAGCGGGAATTGTAAAGTCGGTTGATGATGAAGTAGTTGAGACGTTTTCTAGCTATGTCAGGCCGAAAAAATTTCCTAAACTGACGAAACGCTGCAAATCATTTTTAAAGATCACGCAAAAGCAGGTAGACGAGGGGATGCGGTTCGAGGATTTCATCCGTAAACTAAACGAGCTGGACCCTGAGAAAAACAGCACGATTGTTACGTGGGGAAACATGGATATGAAGGTGCTAAAGCAAAACTGTATGTTTAACCATATTCCATTCCCTTTTAAGGGGGAAATGAGAGATTTATCGCTTGAATACAAAAACTTTTTTGGAGACCGGACACTGACGGGTTTGTGGAAAGCTGCCGAGGAATATGGAGATGCCGGAACGGGAACCCATCATAAAGCGCTTGATGACGCTCTCACAGCACATAAGCTTTTTAAGCTTGTTGAGCAGGATAAACAGTATCTAGAAAAGCCAAAACCGCCGACAATCGGCGAAAGAATCGACTTATCCGAACTGTTCAAGCGCGCAACGTAA
- the kapB gene encoding kinase-associated lipoprotein KapB: MSTFETGSIVKGFYKTGVYIGEITACRPQHYLVKIKAVLTHPAQGDLHHPKQADVPFFHERKALAYGEQTNIPHHMVKPYDGEVPEYAESLREAAAQLRAKLNEDGSEWAKRSLNNLDILEKEYFNRP, from the coding sequence ATGAGTACGTTTGAGACAGGCTCTATCGTTAAAGGATTTTACAAAACAGGTGTATACATAGGAGAAATCACCGCTTGCAGGCCGCAGCATTACTTAGTAAAAATCAAAGCGGTTCTCACCCATCCCGCTCAAGGAGACCTTCATCATCCAAAACAGGCGGATGTGCCGTTCTTTCATGAGAGAAAAGCGCTCGCATACGGTGAACAGACCAACATCCCCCATCACATGGTGAAGCCTTATGACGGTGAAGTGCCGGAATATGCCGAGTCTCTGCGAGAGGCGGCAGCACAGCTGAGAGCCAAATTAAATGAGGATGGTTCGGAGTGGGCAAAGCGCTCCTTGAATAATCTGGACATTTTGGAAAAAGAATATTTCAACCGCCCTTAA
- a CDS encoding thiol-disulfide oxidoreductase DCC family protein yields the protein MTSEQIPNRVLLFDGVCNLCNGAVQFIIKRDPDGLISFTSLQSETGQSLLKKSGLPTDQFDSFVFIEDGQVYTKSTAAIKVFKHLRGPWRLFVLFFAVPKPVRDTIYSIIAKNRYKWFGKKNECMLPSPSIRKRFLP from the coding sequence GTGACATCAGAACAAATTCCAAATCGCGTTTTGCTGTTTGACGGCGTGTGTAATCTATGCAATGGCGCCGTGCAATTTATCATTAAACGTGATCCAGACGGATTGATTTCTTTTACATCCCTGCAGTCGGAAACAGGACAGAGCCTGCTGAAAAAAAGCGGGCTCCCGACTGATCAGTTTGACAGCTTTGTCTTTATTGAAGACGGCCAAGTGTACACAAAGTCAACTGCAGCCATTAAGGTTTTCAAGCATCTGCGGGGCCCATGGCGGCTCTTCGTCTTGTTTTTTGCAGTGCCGAAGCCTGTCAGAGATACGATCTATTCTATTATTGCCAAAAACCGCTATAAGTGGTTTGGCAAAAAAAATGAATGCATGCTCCCCTCCCCTTCTATTAGAAAACGATTTTTACCATAA
- the maeL gene encoding two-component system sensor histidine kinase MaeL, which produces MKKTLKLQTRLTIFVCIVVLIALLITFFTVGAQTTQRIRDEEKTIALQTAEMVAEAPITAESLESGENQKELQSYTKRVQKITNTEFVVVMNMNGIRKTHPDPSKIGKKFKGGDESEALKGHIHISTASGTLGKSQRAFVPVYAENGKQVGAVAVGITVNEIDEVISNSLRPLYFIICVSIFVGVIGAVIVARTVKNIMYGLEPYEIATLLEERSAMLESTKEGILAVDEHGNIKLANAEAKRLFVKMGINTNPVDQDVNDILPKSRLKKVIETKKPLQDRDVRINGLELVFNEVPIQLKGQTVGAIATFRDKTEVKHLAEQLSGVKMYANALRAQSHEFMNKLHVILGLVQLKEYDDLEDYIKDIAIQQKSETSEIINDIKSSVLAGFLLGKQSFIREQGANLDIECNGVIPNAADPSVIHELITIIGNLINNGLDAVADMPKKQITVSMRFHNSILDIEITDTGAGMSEEDQAKVFEQGYSTKGKNRGFGLYFTQQSIENLKGQMILTSEKNEGTTFSLRVPYEPKEENHD; this is translated from the coding sequence ATGAAAAAAACATTAAAACTGCAAACCAGACTTACTATATTTGTTTGTATCGTTGTGTTAATCGCACTGCTCATTACATTTTTTACAGTCGGTGCCCAAACCACCCAACGGATTAGAGATGAGGAGAAAACCATAGCGCTGCAGACTGCTGAAATGGTGGCCGAAGCGCCGATTACAGCAGAATCTTTGGAGAGCGGAGAAAACCAGAAGGAACTGCAAAGCTACACAAAACGTGTTCAGAAAATCACGAACACGGAATTTGTTGTCGTCATGAACATGAACGGCATTCGCAAAACCCATCCCGACCCGAGCAAAATCGGAAAAAAATTCAAGGGCGGTGATGAATCCGAAGCATTAAAAGGTCATATTCACATCAGCACTGCCTCTGGCACGCTCGGGAAATCACAGCGGGCATTCGTTCCTGTCTACGCCGAGAATGGGAAACAAGTTGGTGCAGTCGCGGTGGGCATCACCGTAAATGAAATTGATGAAGTGATCAGCAACAGCTTACGGCCGCTCTACTTTATTATCTGCGTCAGCATATTCGTCGGTGTGATCGGAGCTGTTATCGTTGCCCGCACGGTGAAAAATATCATGTACGGTCTTGAACCTTATGAAATTGCGACGCTGCTCGAAGAACGAAGCGCGATGCTGGAATCGACGAAGGAAGGAATACTTGCTGTCGATGAACACGGCAATATTAAACTGGCCAACGCGGAAGCGAAGCGACTATTCGTGAAAATGGGCATCAACACAAATCCTGTCGATCAGGATGTCAATGACATTCTGCCAAAAAGCCGCCTGAAAAAGGTCATCGAGACAAAAAAACCTCTTCAAGACAGAGACGTCCGCATTAACGGATTAGAGCTTGTGTTTAACGAAGTTCCCATCCAGCTGAAAGGACAAACCGTCGGAGCAATTGCGACATTCCGGGACAAAACCGAGGTAAAACATTTAGCTGAACAGCTATCCGGTGTTAAAATGTATGCAAACGCACTGAGAGCGCAGTCTCATGAATTTATGAACAAACTGCATGTCATACTAGGTCTCGTCCAGCTGAAAGAGTATGACGATCTTGAAGATTATATAAAAGATATTGCCATTCAGCAAAAGTCAGAAACAAGCGAAATTATAAATGATATCAAAAGCTCCGTGCTGGCCGGTTTTCTGCTCGGAAAACAGAGCTTCATACGGGAGCAGGGTGCAAATCTTGATATTGAATGCAACGGTGTCATCCCGAACGCGGCAGACCCTTCAGTTATTCATGAACTCATTACAATCATCGGAAACCTGATCAACAATGGACTGGACGCCGTTGCCGATATGCCGAAAAAACAAATTACCGTGTCCATGCGTTTTCATAACAGCATACTGGACATTGAAATTACCGATACAGGAGCAGGCATGTCTGAAGAAGACCAAGCCAAAGTGTTTGAACAAGGCTACTCAACAAAGGGCAAGAACCGGGGATTCGGCCTTTATTTTACACAGCAAAGCATTGAAAATTTAAAAGGCCAAATGATCCTCACAAGCGAAAAGAATGAAGGAACGACATTCAGTCTTCGCGTCCCGTACGAACCGAAGGAGGAAAATCATGATTAA
- a CDS encoding multidrug efflux MFS transporter, which yields MSIRKKNFVIVWLANFFVSASTTMIVPFLSLYIETLSTFSNGFVQRWSGYVFGITFLMAFFVSPFWGRFGDKRGYKVILMATGTGIALSILFMGFVTSVYQLFFLRMAMGLVTGFIPTSLAMISAQTPKGSAGKTLGTLQMGQVSGSLFGPLLGGMLADRFGFTYTFFITSFVIFSSVLLVLFGVKEQPLAEKTAKRTPYTRKEVLSFIFHQPALWVMMLLTMLVQTGNFSIQPLLALYVNELHGPVNLAFFSGMAFSATGLGSLLLARKWGDLGDRYGHRRILIGLLLAASIFFIPQALASSLSVLLVFRFLFGMAMGGLLPCITAAIRVQAPGSIQGEILGYNVSFRFLGNVLGPLIGGIISSHFTISAAFYVTAFLFFAGACMLWIMQKFRKDSYAKAS from the coding sequence ATTTCTATCCGTAAGAAGAACTTCGTTATTGTGTGGCTGGCGAACTTTTTTGTCTCAGCCAGCACAACGATGATTGTTCCTTTTCTCTCCTTATACATTGAGACACTCAGCACTTTTTCAAACGGCTTTGTGCAAAGGTGGAGCGGCTATGTGTTCGGCATTACCTTTCTCATGGCGTTTTTCGTGTCCCCGTTTTGGGGGCGGTTCGGAGACAAACGCGGATACAAGGTCATTCTTATGGCAACCGGAACAGGCATTGCCCTCAGCATTTTATTCATGGGCTTTGTTACATCGGTGTACCAATTGTTTTTTCTGCGTATGGCAATGGGGCTTGTAACCGGATTTATCCCGACCTCTCTAGCGATGATTTCAGCACAGACGCCAAAGGGCTCAGCCGGCAAAACACTTGGCACGCTGCAAATGGGGCAAGTGTCCGGAAGCTTGTTCGGCCCGCTATTGGGTGGCATGCTTGCTGATCGTTTCGGTTTTACGTATACCTTTTTTATCACATCCTTTGTGATTTTCTCATCTGTTCTTCTCGTGTTATTCGGTGTTAAAGAACAGCCTCTTGCAGAGAAGACAGCCAAACGTACGCCTTACACGAGGAAAGAAGTGCTCTCCTTTATTTTTCACCAGCCGGCGCTTTGGGTTATGATGCTCTTAACCATGCTGGTTCAAACAGGCAACTTCAGTATCCAGCCGCTGCTCGCTCTATATGTAAATGAGCTGCACGGACCTGTCAATCTGGCCTTTTTCTCCGGCATGGCATTTTCAGCAACGGGACTCGGAAGTTTGCTGCTGGCTAGAAAATGGGGAGATCTGGGCGACCGCTACGGCCACCGCCGCATTTTAATCGGGCTTTTACTCGCCGCCTCTATCTTTTTTATCCCGCAGGCGCTCGCGTCCTCACTCAGCGTGCTCCTTGTGTTCAGATTTTTATTTGGAATGGCGATGGGCGGTTTGCTGCCGTGCATTACCGCAGCGATCCGCGTTCAAGCCCCAGGCAGCATTCAAGGAGAAATTCTCGGCTACAATGTCAGCTTTCGCTTTTTAGGAAACGTGCTCGGGCCTCTTATCGGCGGGATCATCTCGAGCCATTTCACAATTTCGGCCGCCTTTTATGTCACAGCGTTTCTCTTTTTCGCCGGCGCTTGCATGCTTTGGATCATGCAGAAATTCCGGAAAGATTCTTATGCCAAAGCAAGCTGA
- a CDS encoding YufK family protein codes for MKNTYLTGYFPLIAILLFSSSLSISTSLYALKLLSSFGMYDGMLDYFSEKGIRLALFAAFALLYFMVLSALKLIANTVTELSLLFFANDPEGNNLKKIRMGSMVYLGGGILSFVLLQNVIWIVIWFAVVTLAYFVFIVYRIYPTLSLMSLVGFILLELLFWFTFVIGILFVFIKLYNSIMASLPV; via the coding sequence ATGAAAAATACTTATTTGACAGGATACTTTCCGCTGATTGCGATCCTGCTTTTTAGTTCGTCTCTATCGATTTCCACTTCACTTTACGCGTTGAAGCTGCTGTCTTCATTTGGAATGTATGATGGAATGCTCGATTATTTTTCAGAGAAAGGGATCAGGCTTGCGTTATTTGCTGCCTTTGCACTTTTATATTTTATGGTTCTGTCCGCTCTGAAATTAATTGCGAATACCGTGACTGAGCTGTCATTGCTGTTTTTTGCCAATGATCCGGAAGGGAACAACCTGAAAAAAATCAGAATGGGTTCCATGGTGTATTTAGGCGGCGGGATTTTATCCTTTGTGCTCTTGCAAAATGTCATCTGGATTGTGATTTGGTTTGCGGTCGTTACGCTCGCTTACTTTGTGTTTATCGTATACCGGATTTATCCAACGCTTTCTCTCATGTCATTGGTCGGATTCATTCTATTGGAACTGTTGTTTTGGTTTACCTTTGTTATCGGTATTCTGTTCGTATTTATCAAGCTTTATAATAGCATAATGGCTAGCTTACCTGTGTAA
- a CDS encoding sensor histidine kinase has protein sequence MEVLKDYLLHICFILFPILLYQLFWLGKPAILVPKINSLLVTLFACGASVLCIIFPIHEMDYIQYGLQMIPVIICLFYISTASGLTVAASVLCFELLFYEPSAMFVFTLQPFLIIIPILFQKKWPFMSKRRKLLLTLLIGGLEIFLFFASSLVFSAFNILNFQNSGIFLYEAAVSGLFRSIVLLLSIYIIDSIAENIALRSQLIHSEKMTIVSELAASVAHEVRNPLTVVRGFVQLLFNDETLQNKSSADYKKLVLSELDRAQGIITNYLDMAKQQLYEKEIFDLSALIKETSSLMVSYANFKSVTVEAEAEPGLFIYGDATKLKQAVINLMKNSIEAVHHGEGMIRISAKRSGHTIMVNISDNGIGMTDHQMQKLGEPYYSLKSNGTGLGLSVTFSIIEHHHGTISFNSSFQRGTTVTITLPADLPH, from the coding sequence ATGGAAGTTCTAAAAGACTATCTCCTGCATATCTGTTTTATTTTGTTTCCTATTCTTCTTTACCAATTGTTTTGGCTCGGAAAGCCGGCGATCCTCGTTCCCAAAATAAACAGTTTATTGGTCACATTATTCGCCTGCGGCGCCTCTGTTTTATGCATTATCTTTCCTATTCATGAAATGGACTACATACAATACGGCCTTCAGATGATTCCCGTTATCATTTGTTTATTTTACATTAGTACTGCTTCAGGGCTTACAGTCGCCGCATCTGTCTTATGTTTTGAACTGCTGTTTTACGAACCTTCCGCAATGTTTGTTTTCACTTTGCAGCCTTTTCTCATTATCATTCCAATTTTATTTCAAAAAAAATGGCCATTCATGTCCAAAAGAAGAAAACTGTTGCTGACTTTATTGATCGGCGGCTTGGAGATCTTCTTGTTTTTCGCCTCCAGCTTGGTTTTTTCCGCCTTTAATATTTTAAATTTTCAAAATTCAGGAATTTTCCTTTATGAAGCGGCTGTTTCAGGGCTGTTCCGTTCCATTGTTCTTCTTTTAAGCATCTATATTATCGATAGCATCGCCGAGAATATCGCCCTGCGTTCACAGCTGATCCATTCAGAAAAAATGACGATTGTGAGTGAACTGGCAGCGAGCGTCGCTCATGAAGTCAGAAATCCGCTGACAGTTGTCCGCGGTTTTGTCCAGCTGCTTTTTAATGACGAAACCCTTCAGAACAAATCAAGTGCCGATTACAAAAAGCTTGTACTGTCAGAGCTTGACCGGGCGCAAGGCATTATAACAAACTATCTCGATATGGCCAAACAGCAATTATATGAAAAAGAGATTTTTGATTTATCTGCTCTTATCAAAGAGACTAGCTCCCTTATGGTATCGTATGCCAATTTCAAGTCTGTAACTGTCGAGGCTGAAGCAGAGCCGGGCCTTTTTATATATGGAGACGCAACGAAGCTGAAGCAGGCAGTCATCAACCTGATGAAAAACAGTATTGAAGCGGTTCACCATGGGGAGGGGATGATCCGCATATCAGCCAAAAGAAGCGGCCATACGATTATGGTCAACATATCGGATAACGGGATCGGCATGACAGACCATCAAATGCAAAAGCTCGGCGAACCTTATTATTCATTAAAATCAAACGGAACGGGACTCGGGCTCTCCGTCACCTTTTCAATTATTGAACATCATCACGGGACCATTTCGTTTAACAGCAGTTTCCAAAGGGGCACCACCGTTACAATTACACTGCCCGCCGACCTTCCCCACTAG
- the maeM gene encoding two-component system response regulator MaeM, which produces MINVLIVEDDPMVGELNKRYLSQIEGFQLKGIASSFQSALHILGEHHIDLILLDIYMPGKNGLELLTELRAQNEAVDVIVISAASELDVIKKTLRYGAVDYLIKPFEFERFQTALSDYRRKQKVYSTHRNMSQKELDAELFQKKEATEKVQLPKGLTKSTLKLIWSSIQSFENESFTTEDLAKHTEISQVSIRKYLKFLEDIQVLHVEMAYGTIGRPVFQYNVNTGNLNGIKQYL; this is translated from the coding sequence ATGATTAATGTATTAATAGTTGAAGATGACCCTATGGTGGGTGAATTAAATAAACGCTACTTAAGCCAAATAGAAGGCTTTCAGCTGAAGGGCATCGCCTCTTCCTTTCAAAGCGCTCTGCATATTTTAGGAGAGCATCATATCGACCTCATTTTGCTCGATATTTATATGCCCGGTAAAAACGGGCTTGAACTGCTAACAGAACTGAGAGCCCAAAATGAAGCGGTAGACGTGATTGTGATCTCGGCGGCCAGCGAGCTTGACGTGATCAAGAAAACACTTCGCTACGGCGCTGTCGATTATTTAATCAAACCGTTTGAATTTGAACGTTTCCAAACTGCCCTGTCTGATTACAGACGCAAACAAAAGGTTTATTCAACCCATCGCAACATGAGCCAAAAAGAACTGGACGCCGAGTTATTTCAAAAGAAAGAAGCAACAGAAAAAGTTCAGCTTCCTAAAGGACTGACAAAAAGCACGCTGAAGCTGATTTGGTCCAGTATCCAATCATTTGAAAATGAATCTTTTACGACCGAAGACTTGGCAAAACATACCGAAATCTCTCAAGTATCCATACGGAAATACTTGAAATTTCTTGAAGATATACAGGTTCTCCATGTAGAAATGGCATACGGAACAATCGGAAGACCCGTTTTCCAGTACAACGTCAATACAGGAAACCTTAATGGAATTAAGCAATATCTATAG
- a CDS encoding transglycosylase domain-containing protein yields the protein MTMLRKIIGWILLLCIIPLFAFTVIASGKEVKQMKSLDQVLDKNINLQDISLVQNSYMYDRDGSLVSEIVSDHENRVLVPFDKIPEEVKQIFLTSEDRHFYEHKGFDFMGMVRATASNVKDKKIDQGASTITQQLSRNLYLSHERSFSRKLTELAYSYQLEKKYTKDEILEAYLNTIYFNNGVYGVGSAAEFYFSKPLKSLTVGEMAFICSIPNNPTLYDPLKHFDYTKNRQERLLKGLKEAGVITDTELKKAVKQKIKLDVEKREDKYPDYVSYVSDEFTQLVSESEGFDKRLQKASGKQKEKIENELSARVSTLMKDGVKIYTALDPYMQNQVVAQMNSKLAYANVQGGAAVINHQTHQIIALSGGKNYQKYDFNRAYQAYRQPGSSIKPLLDYGPYIEQTGATASSTIDASKFCSKDYCPQNYNNRTYGTVTIDTAFKNSYNTPAIRMLDRVGIQKAFSYIEPYHFAKLVDSDYLLPAALGGFTNGMTPLEMTKAYTTFGNSGSYTPSHAITKVTDLKGKTLYKWNDKPTQIFSVRTNMQLKSLMSSVVKSGTGKKAYFKAPYIGGKTGTSNDYHDMWFVGLTDTYTMGVWVGKDTPSSVEYLHSISPQLSIFKGTLQAAY from the coding sequence GTGACCATGTTACGAAAAATAATCGGATGGATTTTGCTCCTTTGCATAATCCCATTGTTTGCATTTACAGTTATCGCTTCCGGAAAAGAAGTAAAACAAATGAAGTCTCTGGATCAAGTGCTTGATAAAAATATTAATCTGCAAGATATCAGCCTTGTTCAGAACAGCTACATGTATGACAGGGACGGCTCACTTGTCTCGGAAATCGTCAGCGATCATGAAAACCGCGTGCTCGTTCCATTTGACAAGATTCCCGAGGAAGTCAAACAGATTTTCTTAACATCTGAGGACCGGCATTTTTATGAGCATAAAGGGTTTGACTTTATGGGAATGGTCCGGGCTACTGCTTCTAACGTAAAAGATAAGAAAATTGACCAAGGTGCCAGCACCATCACACAGCAGCTTTCAAGAAACTTGTATTTGAGCCACGAACGCTCCTTCAGCCGTAAGCTGACTGAGCTCGCGTATTCCTACCAGCTGGAGAAAAAGTATACGAAAGATGAAATACTCGAAGCTTATTTAAATACCATTTATTTCAACAACGGGGTTTACGGCGTCGGTTCTGCGGCTGAATTCTATTTCAGCAAACCGCTGAAATCCCTCACAGTGGGTGAAATGGCTTTTATCTGCTCTATACCTAATAACCCTACATTATATGATCCTCTCAAGCATTTTGACTACACGAAAAACCGTCAAGAGCGTTTGCTTAAAGGATTAAAAGAGGCCGGGGTCATTACGGATACAGAGCTGAAAAAAGCCGTCAAACAAAAAATCAAACTGGATGTTGAAAAGAGAGAAGACAAATATCCGGACTATGTTTCCTACGTCAGTGATGAATTTACGCAGCTGGTGTCTGAATCAGAAGGCTTTGATAAACGGCTTCAAAAAGCGTCAGGAAAACAAAAAGAAAAGATAGAAAACGAGCTCTCCGCAAGAGTCAGCACTCTGATGAAAGATGGCGTGAAAATTTATACCGCACTTGATCCATACATGCAAAATCAAGTGGTGGCACAGATGAATTCCAAACTTGCGTATGCAAACGTTCAGGGCGGAGCGGCTGTAATTAATCACCAGACGCATCAAATCATCGCTTTATCCGGCGGGAAAAACTATCAAAAATATGATTTTAACCGCGCCTACCAGGCATACAGGCAGCCGGGTTCATCCATTAAGCCGCTGCTTGATTACGGCCCTTATATTGAACAGACCGGCGCGACAGCAAGCAGCACCATTGATGCCAGCAAGTTTTGCAGCAAAGATTATTGTCCGCAAAACTACAATAACCGCACGTACGGCACAGTGACGATCGATACTGCGTTTAAGAATTCGTATAATACACCGGCCATCAGAATGCTGGATCGTGTCGGCATCCAAAAAGCATTCAGTTATATTGAGCCTTATCATTTTGCCAAACTTGTCGACAGCGACTACCTTCTCCCAGCGGCGCTTGGCGGATTTACAAACGGCATGACGCCTCTTGAGATGACAAAGGCATATACGACATTCGGCAACAGCGGAAGCTATACGCCGAGCCATGCGATTACAAAGGTGACAGACCTTAAAGGAAAAACGCTTTATAAATGGAATGATAAACCGACTCAAATATTCAGTGTCCGCACAAACATGCAGCTGAAAAGCTTAATGTCTTCCGTTGTGAAAAGCGGGACAGGGAAAAAAGCATATTTTAAAGCGCCTTACATCGGCGGTAAAACAGGAACATCAAATGATTATCACGATATGTGGTTTGTCGGCCTGACAGATACGTATACAATGGGCGTTTGGGTCGGAAAAGACACACCGAGCAGCGTTGAATATCTTCACAGCATCAGCCCTCAGCTTTCCATCTTTAAAGGAACGCTGCAAGCGGCTTATTAA
- the maeN gene encoding sodium/malate symporter MaeN gives MGAIPKTGTNSSGQKDTKENNLFKKIWNLEIGVIPLPLYIVLAIIIILAAYYNELPANMLGGFSIIMILGVFLGDIGQRIPILKDIGGPAILSLFVPSFLVFYNVLNSTSLDAVTNLMKTSNFLYFYIACLVVGSILGMNRTVLIQGFIRMFVPLVAGTIAAVTAGILVGFIFGYSAYDSFFFVVVPIIAGGIGEGILPLSIAYSQILGSSADVYVSQLVPAAIIGNVFAIICAALMKKLGEKRPDLNGNGRLVKSKKANDIFNQKEAEAKIDFKLMGAGVLLACTFFIFGGLLEKFIFIPGAILMIIAAAAVKYANILPKKMEDGAYQLYKFVSSSFTWPLMVGLGILFIPLDDVAAVISIPFVIICISVVVAMIASGYFVGKLMNMYPVESAIVTCCHSGLGGTGDVAILSASGRMGLMPFAQISTRLGGAGTVICATVLLRFFTS, from the coding sequence ATGGGAGCAATTCCAAAAACGGGGACAAATTCATCTGGTCAAAAAGACACAAAGGAGAATAACCTGTTTAAAAAAATCTGGAACTTGGAAATCGGTGTGATTCCTCTGCCATTATACATAGTATTAGCTATTATTATTATTCTTGCAGCCTATTACAATGAGCTGCCTGCAAATATGCTTGGCGGGTTTTCCATCATCATGATTCTGGGTGTATTTCTTGGAGATATCGGCCAGCGCATTCCGATATTGAAAGATATTGGCGGCCCTGCCATTTTATCTTTGTTTGTCCCTTCATTTTTAGTTTTTTACAATGTGTTAAATTCAACATCTTTAGACGCTGTAACGAATTTAATGAAGACGTCTAACTTCCTTTATTTTTATATCGCTTGTCTTGTCGTGGGAAGTATCCTTGGAATGAACAGAACTGTTTTAATTCAAGGTTTTATAAGAATGTTCGTTCCACTGGTTGCGGGAACGATCGCGGCGGTTACAGCCGGCATACTTGTCGGATTTATTTTTGGCTACAGCGCCTATGATTCCTTTTTCTTTGTCGTTGTACCGATTATTGCCGGGGGAATAGGTGAAGGAATTTTGCCGCTTTCGATCGCTTATTCACAAATACTCGGTTCATCAGCTGATGTATATGTGTCTCAGCTGGTCCCTGCCGCTATTATCGGAAACGTTTTTGCGATCATCTGCGCAGCTTTAATGAAAAAGCTTGGCGAAAAACGTCCAGATCTAAATGGAAACGGACGGCTCGTCAAATCTAAAAAAGCAAACGACATTTTCAATCAAAAAGAAGCCGAGGCAAAAATTGATTTTAAACTGATGGGAGCCGGCGTTCTGCTCGCGTGTACATTCTTTATTTTTGGCGGGTTATTAGAGAAATTTATCTTCATCCCGGGCGCGATCTTAATGATTATAGCAGCGGCGGCTGTCAAGTATGCGAATATTCTTCCGAAAAAAATGGAGGATGGCGCATACCAGCTTTATAAATTTGTTTCGTCCAGCTTTACATGGCCGCTGATGGTCGGTCTGGGGATCCTCTTTATCCCGTTAGATGACGTGGCGGCTGTGATTTCTATTCCGTTTGTCATCATATGTATTTCAGTTGTTGTCGCAATGATTGCTTCTGGATATTTTGTGGGCAAGCTGATGAACATGTACCCGGTTGAATCCGCTATCGTGACCTGCTGCCACAGCGGTCTTGGCGGAACGGGCGATGTTGCGATTTTATCAGCGTCAGGAAGAATGGGCCTTATGCCGTTCGCCCAAATTTCCACCCGCCTCGGCGGTGCAGGCACAGTCATTTGCGCGACAGTTCTGCTTCGTTTTTTCACATCATAA